Proteins encoded within one genomic window of Ideonella dechloratans:
- a CDS encoding putative 2-aminoethylphosphonate ABC transporter permease subunit, producing MSARSLSAEAGAVVLPAAPTLRLHWTDWLARGGLLALAALLGVGLVGPLLALLGQAFAPGVVDGQRQSAWQHFVAYLGSPALLDSLWHSLWVSVLITLIVLPLAFTFAYALTRSAMPAKGLFRTLSLVPLLAPSLLSAISLIYWFGNQGLAKDVWLALGFDGIYGAPGIVLAECFAVFPHTLMILVTALALADARLYEAAAALGTSRWRVFFTITLPGAKYGLISAALVTFTLVVTDFGVPKVVGGDFNVLATDVFKLVIGQQDFQRGAVVALLLLAPALLTFGVDHWVQRRQTAQVGARAVPLVPRRSAGFDLLMTAYCSLIALLMLAMAGMAVFASFVAFWPYNLTLSLDHYTMGLVDAELGDALLNSLKLAAATALIGPVVVFLGAYLLEKTRGWAALRPLLRLMAMLPMAVPGLVLGLGSIFFFNAPANPLHGLYQTGALLVLCTVVHFYTTGHLTLVTALKALDPEFEAVSASLKVPFTTTLRRVTLPICLPALIDVSRYFFVNAMTTISAVVFLYTPDTKLASVAILNLDEAGDIGPAAAMAVLIMATSLTVNGLYLALGAWAQRRTQAWRQPAR from the coding sequence ATGAGCGCACGTTCCCTGTCTGCCGAGGCCGGCGCCGTGGTGCTGCCCGCCGCCCCCACCCTGCGCCTGCACTGGACGGACTGGCTGGCCCGTGGCGGCCTGCTGGCCCTGGCCGCCCTGCTCGGCGTGGGCCTGGTGGGGCCGCTGCTGGCACTGCTGGGCCAGGCCTTCGCACCCGGCGTGGTGGACGGTCAGCGTCAGAGCGCCTGGCAGCACTTCGTGGCCTACCTGGGCTCGCCGGCCCTGCTGGACAGCCTGTGGCACAGCCTCTGGGTGTCGGTGCTGATCACGCTGATCGTGCTGCCCCTGGCCTTCACCTTCGCCTATGCGCTCACCCGCAGTGCCATGCCGGCCAAGGGCCTGTTCCGCACGCTCAGTCTGGTGCCGTTGCTGGCGCCCTCGCTGCTGTCGGCCATTTCGCTGATCTACTGGTTCGGCAACCAGGGCCTGGCCAAGGACGTCTGGCTCGCCCTGGGCTTCGACGGCATCTACGGCGCGCCGGGCATCGTGCTGGCCGAGTGTTTCGCCGTCTTCCCGCACACGCTGATGATCCTGGTGACCGCGCTGGCCCTGGCCGACGCGCGCCTGTACGAGGCCGCCGCTGCCCTGGGCACCTCGCGCTGGCGGGTCTTCTTCACCATCACACTGCCGGGGGCCAAGTACGGCCTCATCTCGGCCGCGCTGGTCACCTTCACCCTGGTCGTCACCGACTTCGGCGTGCCCAAGGTGGTGGGGGGCGATTTCAACGTGCTGGCCACCGACGTGTTCAAGCTGGTCATCGGCCAGCAGGACTTCCAGCGCGGCGCGGTGGTGGCCCTGCTGCTGCTGGCCCCGGCCCTGCTCACCTTCGGCGTGGACCACTGGGTGCAGCGCCGCCAGACCGCCCAGGTCGGCGCCCGCGCGGTGCCGCTGGTGCCCCGCCGCTCGGCCGGCTTCGACCTGCTGATGACCGCCTACTGCAGCCTCATCGCCCTCTTGATGCTGGCCATGGCCGGCATGGCGGTCTTCGCCTCCTTCGTGGCCTTCTGGCCCTACAACCTCACGCTCAGCCTGGACCACTACACCATGGGCCTGGTGGACGCCGAGCTGGGCGACGCGCTGCTCAACAGCCTGAAGCTGGCCGCCGCCACCGCGCTGATCGGGCCGGTGGTGGTGTTCCTGGGCGCCTACCTGCTGGAGAAGACCCGGGGCTGGGCGGCGCTGCGCCCCCTGCTGCGCCTGATGGCCATGCTGCCCATGGCCGTGCCCGGGCTGGTGCTGGGTCTGGGCTCCATCTTCTTCTTCAATGCGCCGGCCAACCCGCTGCACGGCCTCTACCAGACCGGGGCCCTGCTGGTGCTGTGCACCGTGGTGCACTTCTACACCACCGGCCACCTGACGCTGGTGACCGCGCTGAAGGCGCTGGATCCGGAGTTCGAGGCCGTGTCGGCCTCGCTCAAGGTGCCCTTCACCACCACGCTGCGGCGGGTCACGCTGCCCATCTGCCTGCCGGCGCTGATCGATGTCTCGCGCTACTTCTTCGTCAACGCGATGACGACGATCTCGGCCGTGGTCTTCCTCTACACGCCGGACACCAAGCTGGCCTCGGTGGCCATCCTGAACCTGGACGAGGCCGGCGACATCGGCCCGGCCGCCGCGATGGCGGTGCTGATCATGGCCACCTCTCTCACCGTCAACGGGCTCTACCTGGCGCTGGGCGCCTGGGCCCAGCGCCGCACCCAGGCCTGGCGCCAGCCGGCGCGCTGA
- a CDS encoding 2-aminoethylphosphonate--pyruvate transaminase — MDRDNILLTPGPLTTSLRTKLAMLKDWGSWDADFNALTARVRRGLLDILHAGDSHVVVPLQGSGTFSVEAAVATVVPRDGHLLVLDNGAYCKRMAKLATLMGRRTTVLSFAEDGPVDPALLAQRLAEDPSITHVGLIHCETGTGVVNPLAEVAAICEAAGRGLIVDAMSSFAALPIDARTVRFDALVAASGKCLEGVPGMGFVFLRRSILDGCAGRSHSLAMDLHDQHHYMERTGQWRFTPPTHVVAALACALDQYEEEGGQPARLARYTANFDTLVAGMAALGFGTFLAPEYLSPIIVTFLAPADARYDFKAFYAGAKAHGFMLYPGKLTEVETFRVGCIGAIGPKEMQQAVDAVAHTLAGMGLSRAD, encoded by the coding sequence ATGGACCGCGACAACATCCTGCTCACCCCCGGCCCGCTGACCACCAGCCTGCGCACCAAGCTGGCCATGCTCAAGGACTGGGGCTCCTGGGACGCCGACTTCAACGCCCTGACCGCCCGGGTGCGCCGCGGCCTGCTGGACATCCTGCACGCCGGTGACAGCCATGTCGTCGTGCCCCTGCAGGGCAGTGGCACCTTCAGCGTGGAGGCCGCGGTGGCCACCGTGGTGCCACGTGACGGCCACCTGCTGGTGCTGGACAACGGCGCCTACTGCAAGCGCATGGCCAAGCTGGCCACCCTCATGGGCCGGCGCACCACGGTGCTGTCCTTTGCCGAGGACGGGCCGGTGGATCCGGCCCTGCTGGCCCAGCGCCTGGCCGAGGACCCCAGCATCACCCATGTCGGCCTGATCCACTGCGAGACCGGCACCGGCGTGGTCAACCCGCTGGCCGAGGTGGCCGCCATCTGCGAGGCCGCCGGCCGCGGGCTGATTGTCGATGCGATGAGCTCCTTCGCCGCCTTGCCCATCGATGCCCGCACGGTGCGCTTCGACGCCCTGGTGGCTGCCAGCGGCAAGTGCCTGGAAGGCGTGCCCGGCATGGGCTTCGTGTTCCTGCGCCGGTCCATCCTGGACGGCTGCGCCGGCCGCAGCCACTCGCTGGCCATGGACCTGCACGACCAGCACCACTACATGGAACGCACCGGCCAGTGGCGCTTCACCCCGCCCACCCATGTGGTGGCCGCGCTGGCCTGCGCGCTGGACCAGTACGAGGAAGAGGGCGGCCAGCCGGCCCGTCTGGCCCGCTACACCGCCAACTTCGACACCCTGGTGGCCGGCATGGCGGCCCTGGGCTTCGGCACCTTCCTGGCGCCCGAGTACCTCTCGCCCATCATCGTCACCTTCCTGGCGCCGGCCGATGCGCGCTACGACTTCAAGGCCTTCTACGCCGGGGCCAAGGCCCATGGCTTCATGCTCTACCCAGGCAAGCTGACCGAGGTCGAGACCTTCCGCGTCGGCTGCATCGGGGCCATCGGCCCCAAGGAGATGCAGCAGGCTGTGGACGCGGTGGCCCACACCCTGGCCGGCATGGGCCTGTCGCGGGCGGACTGA
- a CDS encoding HAD family hydrolase, which translates to MGDTLALFDLDHTLLTGDSDTLWCDFLVARGLLGPDFAERNAALAAGYRAGTVGVEAFCRFYAGTLAGRAPADWAPLLQDFLAEVLRPRIPAAAQALVQQHRAQGHRLLLTSATNRVLAAPSAAELGFAELLATELAVDEAGRFTGELRGMPNMREGKVARLQAWLAGQGLAAEVALARAWFYSDSINDLPLLLAVGHPVAVDPDPRLAHEARQRGWPVLTLARDAHAP; encoded by the coding sequence ATGGGCGACACCCTGGCCCTGTTCGACCTGGACCACACCCTGCTGACGGGCGACAGCGACACGCTGTGGTGCGACTTCCTGGTGGCCCGCGGCCTGCTGGGGCCGGACTTCGCCGAGCGCAACGCTGCGCTGGCCGCCGGCTACCGGGCCGGCACCGTGGGGGTGGAGGCCTTCTGCCGCTTCTACGCTGGCACGCTGGCCGGCCGTGCGCCGGCCGACTGGGCGCCGCTGCTGCAGGACTTCCTGGCCGAGGTGCTGCGCCCGCGCATCCCGGCGGCGGCCCAGGCCCTGGTGCAGCAGCACCGGGCGCAGGGTCACCGCCTGCTGCTGACCAGCGCCACCAACCGGGTGCTGGCTGCGCCCAGCGCGGCCGAGCTGGGCTTTGCCGAGCTGCTGGCCACCGAGCTGGCGGTGGACGAGGCGGGCCGCTTCACCGGCGAGTTGCGTGGCATGCCCAACATGCGCGAGGGCAAGGTCGCCCGGCTGCAGGCCTGGCTGGCCGGACAGGGGCTGGCCGCGGAGGTGGCCCTGGCCCGGGCCTGGTTCTACAGCGATTCGATCAACGACCTGCCGCTGCTGCTGGCCGTGGGCCACCCGGTGGCGGTGGACCCGGACCCGCGTCTGGCCCACGAGGCACGTCAGCGCGGCTGGCCGGTGCTGACCCTGGCGCGGGATGCCCACGCCCCTTGA
- the phnX gene encoding phosphonoacetaldehyde hydrolase — MHTPANTLSAVVFDWAGTILDFGSRAPMGAFVRLFAQFGITLTIAEARGPMGMAKWDHIRTLGDLPSVAAQWQARYGRPLSDADVDRLYEVFTPMNAAVIPDFADFIPGALETVAALRARGLKIGSTTGYNRPIMEVVTRLASAAGYTPDNLVCAGDLAAGRPTPLMMYRCFADLGVWPPHAVVKVDDTGVGLAEGLNAGCWAVGVAVSGNAVGLSRAEWAALPAPEQQALREQATAQLKGEGAHYVVDSVADLLPVLDEIEARLARGERP, encoded by the coding sequence ATGCACACCCCTGCCAACACCCTGAGCGCCGTGGTCTTCGACTGGGCCGGCACCATCCTCGATTTCGGCTCCCGTGCCCCCATGGGCGCCTTCGTGCGCCTGTTCGCGCAGTTCGGCATCACGCTGACCATTGCCGAGGCCCGCGGCCCCATGGGCATGGCCAAGTGGGACCACATCCGCACCCTGGGCGACCTGCCCTCGGTGGCCGCCCAGTGGCAGGCCCGCTACGGCCGGCCGCTGAGCGATGCCGATGTGGACCGGCTCTACGAGGTTTTCACGCCGATGAATGCGGCCGTCATCCCGGACTTCGCCGACTTCATCCCCGGCGCCCTGGAGACGGTGGCCGCCCTGCGGGCCCGGGGCCTGAAGATCGGCTCCACCACCGGCTACAACCGGCCCATCATGGAGGTGGTGACCCGCCTGGCCAGCGCCGCCGGCTACACGCCGGACAACCTGGTCTGTGCCGGCGACCTGGCCGCCGGCCGGCCCACGCCGCTGATGATGTACCGCTGCTTCGCCGACCTGGGTGTCTGGCCGCCGCACGCGGTGGTCAAGGTGGACGACACCGGGGTGGGCCTGGCCGAGGGCCTGAACGCCGGCTGCTGGGCAGTGGGTGTGGCCGTCAGCGGCAATGCGGTGGGCCTGTCGCGCGCGGAATGGGCGGCCCTGCCCGCGCCGGAGCAGCAGGCGCTGCGCGAGCAAGCCACGGCGCAGCTCAAGGGCGAGGGCGCCCATTACGTGGTCGACAGCGTGGCCGATCTGCTGCCGGTGCTGGACGAGATCGAGGCCCGACTCGCACGCGGCGAGCGGCCCTGA
- a CDS encoding sulfotransferase family 2 domain-containing protein produces MDFDRLLQQLRILDPSVLDMPPSPRQEQLVRAVLQAVRNAAEQTAPGKPQHLPGLGVFRHRPPPPEGEAGGRPRRRMMFVPDETPALQEDTARRWRDALCQAEPPLPDPQGRFVVLFSPKSASSSVLIWFFHVLGLYDEARSYDEWPHQYRLRRFYQREDYLAARATVGPAQVQVLKVVRDPLRRAVSSFRHAVGLGYANEAIRRAIGVDVDTQGLSFRQFIDFLETEDLAHCDVHHREQWHPLEAVKAPDMVINIDRGDLFSGLNAFEARLGLPITDLRQLSWLHELQATRVPEVMTGDLDTLYQRPLTVSQARHGPWPAHLLSADARQRLQRLYGRDVMLYA; encoded by the coding sequence ATGGACTTCGATCGTTTGCTGCAGCAGCTGCGCATCCTGGACCCCTCGGTGCTGGACATGCCGCCCAGTCCGCGGCAGGAGCAGTTGGTGCGGGCGGTGCTCCAGGCGGTGCGCAATGCCGCCGAGCAGACCGCACCCGGCAAGCCGCAGCACCTGCCCGGGCTCGGGGTCTTCCGCCACCGTCCACCGCCGCCGGAGGGCGAGGCCGGCGGCAGGCCCAGGCGGCGCATGATGTTCGTGCCCGACGAGACGCCCGCGCTGCAGGAGGACACGGCGCGGCGCTGGCGCGACGCCCTGTGCCAGGCCGAGCCGCCGCTGCCGGACCCGCAGGGCCGCTTCGTGGTGCTGTTCTCGCCCAAGTCGGCCAGTTCCAGCGTGTTGATCTGGTTCTTCCATGTGCTGGGTCTGTATGACGAGGCCCGGTCCTACGACGAGTGGCCCCATCAGTACCGGCTGCGCCGCTTCTACCAGCGGGAGGACTACCTGGCCGCCCGTGCCACGGTGGGGCCGGCGCAGGTGCAGGTGCTCAAGGTCGTGCGCGACCCGCTGCGCCGGGCCGTGTCGAGCTTTCGCCACGCGGTGGGGCTGGGCTATGCCAACGAGGCCATCCGCCGGGCCATCGGGGTCGATGTCGACACCCAGGGCCTGTCCTTCCGCCAGTTCATCGACTTCCTGGAGACCGAGGACCTGGCCCATTGCGATGTGCACCACCGCGAGCAGTGGCATCCGCTGGAGGCGGTGAAGGCACCGGACATGGTGATCAACATCGACCGCGGGGATCTCTTCTCCGGGCTCAACGCCTTCGAGGCCCGGCTGGGCCTGCCGATCACCGACCTCCGCCAGCTGTCCTGGCTGCACGAGCTGCAGGCCACCCGGGTGCCCGAGGTCATGACCGGCGATCTCGACACGCTCTACCAGCGGCCCCTGACGGTGTCGCAGGCCCGGCACGGCCCCTGGCCCGCGCATCTGCTGTCGGCCGATGCGCGCCAGCGTCTGCAGCGCCTGTACGGCCGGGACGTGATGCTCTACGCCTGA